GACTGGGCTGGACGTGGCCGAGAACAAAGTGAGCGTGTTGCCGTTCGAAAAAGTTTCGATGCGCTGCCGACGGTGCGGCAGCAGCGGGACGGGCCGGCCCGATAGCCATTGGCGATCCTTTTCGCACGGACCCAAACAGATGCAATTCCGGCTGGTCTGCCCCACCTTGGAAGAGTGTCGAGATCTCGGCCAACAAATGATTACCCATCCGGAGCAGTTCTCCTCGCAGCTGACGCTCTACTTCCAATTTGATCATAAAAGTTTGACGTCCGGGGGCTCCTTGAGACGCAAGTCCGCCTCCGTGTCCGGCGAGCACGTTTGGAACGGTCCAATTATGGCGGATTTGAATAGGAGATTTTCCAACTCTTCTTTCGCTTTGGTGACTGCCCAGGATCGCGCTAGGATCGTTTCCGAAGCTCTGGAAAATGTTCTGACGGATGTCGAGGTGTTGGAAGATTCCGACAATCTCGGACTGGAACCCGAGGACGAAACGCGTTTGCGGAGGATTTTGGAGAATCTCATCTTTGAAAATCACATCATTCCGCTGGAGGAAGATGACGAATCTTCGTGGAATTCTCTCTACTGGGACTACGAGAACGCCGGATCGGATGTGAGGCCAGACGTCATGGCCCGGAAACTCAACAAAATTTACCAGAACGCGGATGAGAAGGAGCGCAAGTGGATGGTTCAACAAGTGATGCAGGATGAGCCTTCCGGCCTGATGGCGTCGGCGAAAAATGTCGTCAGTGATGAGACACTTCGGGCTCTGACGAACGTCTTCCAAACTTCGCCATCACGTCTTTCGAGTAGGCTGGAAGAGAGCAGAAGAACTATCCAGTGGGAGAGAAATCATTTCGCTCCCAGGCTGACGAAATTGTACCGAATCAATTTGGACAAGCTGCGCAACAGTTTCAAGCCCGTGCGGAATATTCCCATCAAATATTCGGTCGTCGACTTGAAATTGGATCTAAACGTTCAACCGACAATGTCGCGAATTAATTTCGACAGAAAACCTCAAATTCCTAAATccagtaaaatatttattgatttagtaaaatttattattgggTGCTTAATTGTGTAATGATGTCCTCTTAAATTCGATAATTTTACGACAGCAGGAAATGAGGAAATTCAAGAACAATCGCAACCAGCGCCTACAAGTGACCCAACAGGAAATGAGGCCGGCCCTGGAATATTTCAAGGTAAGTTGCGAATTTTGGCCGCTAGCTGCCGCTTTCTCCTGTTGACAAGGTTGCTATGGGGATAGTGTTATTTAAATACACCCCGACTtacataatttaaaacaaatcgcGATGACAACATAAAACTTTCTAGTCGTTTCCTGTCAAACGACCTGTGGTTGTAGACTTACTCTGGACGAATAATCAGTTCTTGTCATTCTTCGCTATGGCACTGTCAGGTCTGTTCCAAACAATTCGCggtgttgggaatttattgcatcccaacagtgatcgacattattgctactgttaattctgtgtaatttgtagggacctcaacagagggccccgattttaccctctcttcccattcaatctattgttccctaccctactcaaccctaaaccaactattgaaataccaaaatgctgtattatacggcagtgtgaaatataaggacgaactagcaacaacaaaggtgtcatctcttatctcaatcttggaagttgaacggtcgacaccgccaacaagagttccatttccaacatggtccttcgaaccggagttttctccaaccagtgttaagttagtttcgctctatcacactcaaatctttctctcgttatctccttttgcttaatcattgccgccatttatcaaagaaaattgtgtttaattatggcaggtcagtcatttattagaatctttttctctctctctgagtttaacttgttctcaggggtctagtaagcaaatagatccctctaaacagtaaattatttttcttctctctcttgaattaaagctaaaatatttcctcaaagtttcttaaaattaaaataggattcctaaatcatttttgaagggggatttctttttttgtcacgtaaattatcatcgcctaagttgattattctctcttccctttcaacaaattttttttttttggggggatattgctttccaatatctaagattgggcaaacttgggaacttccctacctctttaacgtgttcacctcgtgtgagccttaggttaaattccctctctatctcttgatacgcctcccggcattgtaaaaacgaatctcagctgattgggttcactgcccgttctttaaaaatgggataacgcgggaatctctttcctttcaagaatttttttttgggggggcttgcttccctacctcttagattgggaaaacgcgggaacttctctaacccttcaatgagttcgcctcgtgtgagccccagggtgaaaagacttaaataaattatcgctctctttgctatggccttagaccatttcccgaaaacaaatctctctcattttttgaattaatttgcattgtttgttattcaatcatttgggtaaatctctctctgtctcagaaggcacaacgatctctctaaatacgacagaaaaatattctcttttttggggggctaggccggtttcccctttaaactggaaaaaacgcgggaaaattctctaccctttcaacgcgttcgcctcgtgtgcgccttagggtgattaaaacttgaattttttttctctctctctatttacaaaggccttccgccatttcgaaacaaatctcgcgctcttacgctcttgcattttttgtttgcttaaagggaaatctttctctttttctgagaaggcacaaagcgccctctgagcacaaaattgggaattagaaaccgccgtcttgcggcaaaaactctttaaattctctttcctaaaaattgttattatgccgtttgtgggattgtaaggagctagaaaattaccctagctccaaaatcattcagtttttgcagatatcttcacataaaggaattcaaagaaagtggaaaagacagcagaatttaattcggcaccacgaatctccgaagaccgagcagaacaacaaacaaaaaggctaatcaacttaatcaaaacattaatttaaactaattatcttcttttcgtactctcagcagctccttaggagccacctccaactcacaatggctccaaattacgcaagaactttaattaaaaagcatatcacccgtatcattaacctcgtcgaaacgtacaaatcaacagaaatgacgttggaagcgtttatcgaagtcgaaaaattagaaaaaaagctagatggattctacaaaacttatgagatattctcaaaaagggtccaggctgaaatgtacaaagaaggcgaagaccaagaagagatcaatgcagacatcgacaccatgtaccaaacaatggacgatgttattgtcgccaaaattcacatcttaaagaaaaaacgaagagaatggttagacaaactcgaaaaggaagcagatgacgaagaatggga
This DNA window, taken from Daphnia pulex isolate KAP4 chromosome 2, ASM2113471v1, encodes the following:
- the LOC124203828 gene encoding uncharacterized protein LOC124203828 isoform X2, with the translated sequence MDPNRNSYKCWAFLLFLLVVESAVVNGKADASNSGLPVAFDTVPLGDFHIRTYEKELGSLNRFYFAPLALLEHTSASSGRNNLTGENQLAFRVEMWTEELVHVVKEHLSNVTGLDVAENKVSVLPFEKVSMRCRRCGSSGTGRPDSHWRSFSHGPKQMQFRLVCPTLEECRDLGQQMITHPEQFSSQLTLYFQFDHKSLTSGGSLRRKSASVSGEHVWNGPIMADLNRRFSNSSFALVTAQDRARIVSEALENVLTDVEVLEDSDNLGLEPEDETRLRRILENLIFENHIIPLEEDDESSWNSLYWDYENAGSDVRPDVMARKLNKIYQNADEKERKWMVQQVMQDEPSGLMASAKNVVSDETLRALTNVFQTSPSRLSSRLEESRRTIQWERNHFAPRLTKLYRINLDKLRNSFKPVRNIPIKYSVVDLKLDLNVQPTMSRINFDRKPQIPKSTGNEEIQEQSQPAPTSDPTGNEAGPGIFQGLFQTIRGAITGGGIETAPYTVLRKEKEYEERLYPAQKWVKTQTESISKDSASSAMFWKLFNYISGQNDKKTKVPMTAPVSVFIEPGSGPNCESTFTMAFYVPAAFQDDTPQPTESDVTIEECPEFKVLARTYGGFSNDRVTQQERQNLFDSLAEEDKQLVNQTGPYYYAGYDPPFKLFYRRNEVWMIPQSELNLPLDAESQQHTTVAKPISSCDEKNESDN
- the LOC124203828 gene encoding uncharacterized protein LOC124203828 isoform X4, with amino-acid sequence MDPNRNSYKCWAFLLFLLVVESAVVNGKADASNSGLPVAFDTVPLGDFHIRTYEKELGSLNRFYFAPLALLEHTSASSGRNNLTGENQLAFRVEMWTEELVHVVKEHLSNVTGLDVAENKVSVLPFEKVSMRCRRCGSSGTGRPDSHWRSFSHGPKQMQFRLVCPTLEECRDLGQQMITHPEQFSSQLTLYFQFDHKSLTSGGSLRRKSASVSGEHVWNGPIMADLNRRFSNSSFALVTAQDRARIVSEALENVLTDVEVLEDSDNLGLEPEDETRLRRILENLIFENHIIPLEEDDESSWNSLYWDYENAGSDVRPDVMARKLNKIYQNADEKERKWMVQQVMQDEPSGLMASAKNVVSDETLRALTNVFQTSPSRLSSRLEESRRTIQWERNHFAPRLTKLYRINLDKLRNSFKPVRNIPIKYSVVDLKLDLNVQPTMSRINFDRKPQIPKSNNFTTAGNEEIQEQSQPAPTSDPTGNEAGPGIFQGLFQTIRGAITGGGIETAPYTVLRKEKEYEERLYPAQKWVKTQTESISKDSASSAMFWKLFNYISGQNDKKTKVPMTAPVSVFIEPGSGPNCESTFTMAFYVPAAFQDDTPQPTESDVTIEECPEFKVLARAFQGPSDETAFVQEAVLFGELIQSNKETGVDFDTYFSAQYYNGDPGSVEIEEIWFKKANSFLV
- the LOC124203828 gene encoding uncharacterized protein LOC124203828 isoform X3, whose product is MDPNRNSYKCWAFLLFLLVVESAVVNGKADASNSGLPVAFDTVPLGDFHIRTYEKELGSLNRFYFAPLALLEHTSASSGRNNLTGENQLAFRVEMWTEELVHVVKEHLSNVTGLDVAENKVSVLPFEKVSMRCRRCGSSGTGRPDSHWRSFSHGPKQMQFRLVCPTLEECRDLGQQMITHPEQFSSQLTLYFQFDHKSLTSGGSLRRKSASVSGEHVWNGPIMADLNRRFSNSSFALVTAQDRARIVSEALENVLTDVEVLEDSDNLGLEPEDETRLRRILENLIFENHIIPLEEDDESSWNSLYWDYENAGSDVRPDVMARKLNKIYQNADEKERKWMVQQVMQDEPSGLMASAKNVVSDETLRALTNVFQTSPSRLSSRLEESRRTIQWERNHFAPRLTKLYRINLDKLRNSFKPVRNIPIKYSVVDLKLDLNVQPTMSRINFDRKPQIPKSRNEEIQEQSQPAPTSDPTGNEAGPGIFQGLFQTIRGAITGGGIETAPYTVLRKEKEYEERLYPAQKWVKTQTESISKDSASSAMFWKLFNYISGQNDKKTKVPMTAPVSVFIEPGSGPNCESTFTMAFYVPAAFQDDTPQPTESDVTIEECPEFKVLARTYGGFSNDRVTQQERQNLFDSLAEEDKQLVNQTGPYYYAGYDPPFKLFYRRNEVWMIPQSELNLPLDAESQQHTTVAKPISSCDEKNESDN
- the LOC124203828 gene encoding uncharacterized protein LOC124203828 isoform X1, with the protein product MDPNRNSYKCWAFLLFLLVVESAVVNGKADASNSGLPVAFDTVPLGDFHIRTYEKELGSLNRFYFAPLALLEHTSASSGRNNLTGENQLAFRVEMWTEELVHVVKEHLSNVTGLDVAENKVSVLPFEKVSMRCRRCGSSGTGRPDSHWRSFSHGPKQMQFRLVCPTLEECRDLGQQMITHPEQFSSQLTLYFQFDHKSLTSGGSLRRKSASVSGEHVWNGPIMADLNRRFSNSSFALVTAQDRARIVSEALENVLTDVEVLEDSDNLGLEPEDETRLRRILENLIFENHIIPLEEDDESSWNSLYWDYENAGSDVRPDVMARKLNKIYQNADEKERKWMVQQVMQDEPSGLMASAKNVVSDETLRALTNVFQTSPSRLSSRLEESRRTIQWERNHFAPRLTKLYRINLDKLRNSFKPVRNIPIKYSVVDLKLDLNVQPTMSRINFDRKPQIPKSNNFTTAGNEEIQEQSQPAPTSDPTGNEAGPGIFQGLFQTIRGAITGGGIETAPYTVLRKEKEYEERLYPAQKWVKTQTESISKDSASSAMFWKLFNYISGQNDKKTKVPMTAPVSVFIEPGSGPNCESTFTMAFYVPAAFQDDTPQPTESDVTIEECPEFKVLARTYGGFSNDRVTQQERQNLFDSLAEEDKQLVNQTGPYYYAGYDPPFKLFYRRNEVWMIPQSELNLPLDAESQQHTTVAKPISSCDEKNESDN